The Priestia koreensis genomic interval ATTAATTTCTTTCCTGGAAACGAATAGCGTACGAGAACCCATGCAATCAGAACGCCGAATATAGCGTTTATACAGGCACCAATAAACGCTGTTCCGAAGCTCAATCGATAGGAAGCTACTACTCTTGGATTGCTCACAACTTGCCAAAAATCCGTCCATCCCATTTGGGCAGTGTGATAAAACACCATCGTAAGAGGCAAAAGGACAATGAGACTGATATATAAAACCGTATATCCCATTGAAAGGCCAAATCCCGGTAATTTATAAACCTTTGGCTGCGTTTGTTTCATATCGTCACCTCGTTATGTAGAAAAGAAAGGAAAGAAAGCATCCTTTCTCCCTTCCTCCTATTTTGTGTAAGCTTATTTCGGTTGATAAATGTCATCGAACGTGCCACCATCATCAAAATGTTTCGCCTGCGCCTTTTTCCAACCTCCAAATTCTTTATCTACCGTAACGAGATCAACTTTCGGGAATACATCACTATATTTGGCAAGGACTTTCTCGTTTCGCGGGCGATAAAAATGCTTTGCCGCAATTTCTTGCCCTTTCTCCGTATAGAGATAGTTTAAATAAGCCTTTGCTACTTTTTTCGTTCCTTTTTTCTCGGCATTTTTGTCTACAACCGCAACGGGAGGTTCCGCTAGAATGCTGAGGGATGGAACAACGATATCAAACTTATCTTTTCCAAGCTCTTGTTGAGTGAGCAGTGCTTCATTCTCCCATGCAATTAATACATCTCCGATACCACGCTCTACGAAAGTAGTGGTAGCACCACGAGCACCTGAATCCAATACTTCTACATTTTGATAGAGCTTTTTCATAAAGGCTTTTGTTTCTTTCTCCTTGCCTCCGTCTTGTTTATCTGCATACGCCCAAGCAGCTAAATAGTTCCATCTAGCTCCTCCTGACGTTTTTGGATTTGGTGTGATGACTGAGACGCCTTTTTTCGTTAAATCGTCCCAATCTTTAATTCCTTTTGGATTCCCTTTTCGTACTAAAAAAACAATTGTAGATGTGTACGGCGTCGAATTATCTTTTAATTTCGTTTGCCAATTCTCAGGGAGAATGTGACGCGTTTTCGCAATTTCATCGATGTCATACGCAAGCGCCAAGGTGACCACGTCTGCCTGTAAGCCGTCGATTACAGCTCTCCCCTGACTTCCTGACCCACCGTGGGATTGCTTCACCGTTACGGTCTGACCAGTTTTATTTTTCCAATATTCAGTAAATTCTTTATTGAAGTCTTGGTATAATTCTCGCGTTGGATCATAGGAAACGTTTAATAGCTCCACAGGTTTTTTAGAATCATTTTTAGAACCTGACGAGGACTCACTGCTTCCACATGCAGATAGTAACACCGTGCTTAGAGCCATAATAGAAGCAAATTTCAGCCATTTTGTCTGTCTTCGTCTCATTCGAATTCCCCCAATGTTAGTTGTTTTTATAGAAAAAAAGACTGCACGTTAGATGAGCAGTCTTCAAATCTCTTGCTGATCTGTAACTGTCTATAAGATAGGTTGGTTTGTAGATCCTTTTTTTTCTAAGGCAATTTTGTAATCACGCTCCAAGTCACTGAGCGTTTGGGAGTAGATGAGTGGATCATCTGGTCGGTATACTCCTAAAAATAAAAGTTTTTGAATGAGGCATTTCCGGCTCATTTCAACGGCTTCCTGAAAAATTTTACCCATGAATGGAACTCCTTTTTAAGAGGTAAGCCCTCTCGTAAGATTCATTACTGGGCGATCGATGTTGGGAAGACAAGCGCTTCACTTCGACATATGGTACGAATAAAGCTTATACATCGCGCAGCAATCAATTCTTTTTCATAGTCCATTGATGCCACGTGGTACGAATTGCGAAGCGTTACTTTCGTTTTTTGGACGGCGCGCGTTTGTT includes:
- a CDS encoding Fur-regulated basic protein FbpA, with translation MGKIFQEAVEMSRKCLIQKLLFLGVYRPDDPLIYSQTLSDLERDYKIALEKKGSTNQPIL
- a CDS encoding sulfate ABC transporter substrate-binding protein encodes the protein MRRRQTKWLKFASIMALSTVLLSACGSSESSSGSKNDSKKPVELLNVSYDPTRELYQDFNKEFTEYWKNKTGQTVTVKQSHGGSGSQGRAVIDGLQADVVTLALAYDIDEIAKTRHILPENWQTKLKDNSTPYTSTIVFLVRKGNPKGIKDWDDLTKKGVSVITPNPKTSGGARWNYLAAWAYADKQDGGKEKETKAFMKKLYQNVEVLDSGARGATTTFVERGIGDVLIAWENEALLTQQELGKDKFDIVVPSLSILAEPPVAVVDKNAEKKGTKKVAKAYLNYLYTEKGQEIAAKHFYRPRNEKVLAKYSDVFPKVDLVTVDKEFGGWKKAQAKHFDDGGTFDDIYQPK